The following proteins are co-located in the Phyllostomus discolor isolate MPI-MPIP mPhyDis1 chromosome 1, mPhyDis1.pri.v3, whole genome shotgun sequence genome:
- the C1H4orf50 gene encoding uncharacterized protein C4orf50 homolog, which yields MEPAATGRAERTFSYVVRAPSGDGFDVMNVDLKIDTAWIFQDAEGGDEEWGCLPEATAAGGSPDLDTGVLREQLESSEQKLLAAVDKYVRSESGLRSRIQELELSERRLLRKVDQLRARVCQERSASLRAQEQLEALQGELASQVLEKERAARRQRWRLRRLREQLRYKDEALGQQTEALERCRRTQRRQLGLARQQERALREQVRRLERDVRRLCRAAGLLLAELDAPAPGRRPPLGPTGSGQAPEEAAAWCALQARAELGESERDEAARRQREQREQREQRAAERSLRVQLEELRCYIFELKLSEIGLQGQVEDLTEQNRCLREELGARAPGQTVRSVAAAGPCSPDAPGRIQDEWLSLPREEALEARRRPGRPTSPHPGGAPGPGPSAGQPAEGPHTWGSIGVGGGPSVLVPGLETPAGLLGHLVGPALGQPPPAEPRWHEQTLLLIGGCHPGGPCPAGPLLPMELAWIPEQRPATTPAREPCLMLQMPTTPPWGPAGDLAALLLQGAAPGQLWIQQVLDAGPLPAPTATGQRCWQHHQTRSHDAPLSEGSPPTSYHRCPRAGPRDLNSLWKEGGGAPEWRPEERGSRRTWGRKDEDLGDRCQRHQEGHEQPSVEGGAGGPEGLWSPPRAAAPQAAASCTWPRREPHLPLPRGGSSVSTEGPEPPTGRQAAEERVWGLLGGLPLSEEEGAPPASSVRAPGAKGPSPIGAWLLEEEARGLGSVWGQEESRVWAGDALFLLGESPEDRGQGQAEKVLCPAGSSPGCPELPEEPGSEEQEAQEVLCLVAEGGLPPFPTCALSPEGGEPTRPPRAPGQGHGSSVPTLDALAEEMEACFQQLCVLKLGTGGRGGAPSMLAGGDGRWELADPWQALASQGLETRPAREGDAKERHGDAKPGEALGAGQVLPELGLDSGELLLGPGEPPELGLSLGEPSAALERARRSLRRLVSGLEEERSQVLQDNLRLRRDRERCHQRMRALQREGERSATRACTLAQENGALLGDVGRLRRELDQYLQVIADLEDCNGKSYGKISELEEENGTLRGCLGQLRRATAESARKCKGVVRAVTRENRELKALISELGVSYQGLIRDVVVGIEDVVRALRGENARLLHRIRVLEREVAVRVSMSEDGRRLQAAQGKGKVVADKASVVERAVQVTQLPEPPAPGVLGSPLEEAQGPAAGWTGPTPGTEKAGCQAESAVPLPTGTDAGTPGDLGGAAAHSAYPEKEEERLQQPLDRGPARRSLCQGPQDPEATPSEEEEEDPGLRVRRLRHQVLTLQCQLRDQASAGRELQAARDEALRLRDQLQAQVEDLQQKQHEANLAVTPLKAKLASLVQKCRDRNQLLAHLLQELRGRGAADALLSEAVRGMVDDVALAEYAAAFLVPGLPETSHRPDFQPEEAAAVRAQKYLLNPETDSVPPRPARAESQPLAEAAWPAQTAPPASLELPLPPGPTRDPGPYPAVATPTSGLPARRLHGGGEGGVAPPPPPAAGLSPPSGLRGPARILAFHRELQHSIRSGSRAHPSPLEP from the exons ATGGAGCCAGCGGCCACAGGACGCGCCGAGAGGACGTTCAGCTACGTCGTCAGGGCGCCCAGCGGCGACGGGTTCGATGTCATGAACGTGGACCTGAAGATTGACACGGCCTGGATCTTCCAGGACGCGGAGGGCGGTGATGAGGAGTGGGGGTGTCTTCCGGAAGCCACCGCCGCTGGGGGGAGCCCGGACCTGGACACGGGAGTGCTCCGGGAGCAGCTGGAGTCCTCCGAGCAGAAGCTGCTGGCCGCCGTGGACAAGTACGTGAGGTCGGAGTCTGGGCTCAGGAGCAG AATCCAGGAGCTGGAGCTGTCGGAGCGGAGGCTGCTGCGGAAGGTGGACCAGCTGCGCGCCCGTGTGTGCCAGGAGCGGAGCGCCTCTCTCCGGGCCCAGGAGCAGCTGGAGGCGCTGCAGGGGGAGCTCGCCAGCCAG GTTCTGGAGAAGGAGCGCGCGGCCCGGCGGCAGCGGTGGCGCCTGCGGCGGCTGCGGGAGCAGCTGCGGTACAAGGACGAGGCGCTGGGGCAGCAGACGGAGGCCCTGGAGCGCTGCCGGCGGACGCAGCGCCGCCAGCTGGGCCTGGCGCGCCAGCAGGAGCGGGCCCTGCGCGAGCAGGTGCGGCGGCTGGAGCGGGACGTGCGGCGCCTCTGCCGCGCCGCGGGTCTCCTGCTGGCGGAGCTGGACGCCCCGGCCCCGGGCCGTCGCCCGCCCCTGGGTCCGACCGGTTCCGGGCAAGCCCCCGAGGAGGCTGCGGCGTGGTGCGCCCTGCAGGCGAGGGCGGAACTCGGCGAGAGCGAGCGGGACGAGGCGGCGCGCAGGCAGCGGGAGCAGCGCGAGCAGCGAGAGCAGCGCGCCGCGGAGCGCAGCCTCCGCGTGCAGCTGGAGGAGCTTCGTTGCTACATCTTTGAGCTGAAGCTGTCGGAGATCGGCCTGCAGGGCCAGGTGGAGGACCTCACAGAGCAGAACAGGTGCCTGCGAGAGGAGCTGGGAGCCCGGGCGCCCGGGCAGACAGTGCGCAGCGTGGCCGCCGCTGGTCCCTGCAGCCCG GACGCCCCGGGCCGCATTCAGGACGAGTGGCTGTCTCTGCCTCGGGAGGAGGCGCTGGAGGCCCGCAGACGCCCCGGCCGGCCgacctctccccaccccggcGGCGCCCCGGGACCGGGGCCCTCAGCAG GCCAGCCCGCCGAGGGGCCCCACACCTGGGGCAGCattggggtgggaggaggccccTCTGTGTTGGTGCCAGGCCTGGAGACCCCGGCTGGCCTCCTGGGACACCTGGTGGGACCCGCCCTCGGACAG ccccctcccgctGAGCCCCGTTGGcacgaacagacacttctgctcATCGGCGGCTGCCACCCTGGGGGGCCATGCCCGGCCGGCCCCCTGCTGCCCATGGAGCTGGCCTGGATCCCGGAGCAGAGGCCAGCGACCACCCCAGCCCGGGAGCCCTGCCTCATGCTGCAGATGCCCACGACCCCTCCCTGGGGGCCCGCCGGGGACCTGGCTGCCCTGCTGCTCCAGGGGGCGGCCCCGGGACAGCTCTGGATCCAGCAGGTGCTGGACGCCGGGCCCTTGCCGGCTCCCACAGCCACGGGACAGCGCTGCTGGCAGCACCACCAGACTCGGAGCCATGACGCCCCGCTCTCCGAGGGGTCCCCGCCGACGTCATACCACCGATGTCCTCGGGCGGGGCCCAGGGACCTCAACAGCctttggaaggagggaggaggagcccccGAGTGGAGGCCCGAGGAACGGGGGTCCCGGAGGACTTGGGGCAGGAAGGACGAAGACCTTGGCGACAGGTGCCAGCGGCATCAGGAAGGCCACGAGCAGCCGAGCGTGGAGGGTGGCGCTGGGGGACCGGAAGGCCTATGGAGCCCACCCAGGGCTGCAGCACCCCAGGccgctgcctcctgcacatgGCCCAGGCGGGAGCCCCACCTGCCTCTTCCTCGGGGTGGGAGCTCCGTGTCCACGGAGGGTCCCGAACCCCCAACTGGGAGGCAGGCGGCGGAGGAGCGAgtctggggcctcctggggggGCTTCCCCTCTCGGAGGAGGAAGGAGCGCCCCCAGCCAGCTCTGTCAGAGCTCCTGGCGCCAAAGGACCGTCACCTATCGGCGCTTGGTTACTTgaggaggaggccaggggccTCGGGAGCGTTTGGGGCCAGGAGGAAAGCCGCGTGTGGGCTGGAGACGCTCTGTTTCTGCTTGGGGAGAGCCCGGAGGACAGGGGGCAAGGGCAggcggagaaggtgctgtgtccGGCAGGGTCCAGCCCAGGCTGCCCAGAGCTCCCGGAGGAGCCCGGCTCTGAGGAACAGGAGGCCCAGGAGGTGCTCTGCCTCGTGGCAGAGGGAGGCCTGCCACCGTTTCCCACGTGCGCCCTGTCTCCCGAGGGGGGCGAGCCCACCCGTCCCCCAAGGGCTCCGGGCCAAGGACACGGCAGCTCGGTGCCCACGCTGGACGCGTTGGCAGAAGAGATGGAGGCTTGCTTCCAGCAGCTGTGTGTCCTGAAGCTCGGGACTGGGGGTCGCGGGGGGGCACCTTCCATGCTGGCAGGAGGGGATGGGCGCTGGGAGCTGGCGGACCCTTGGCAGGCGctggccagccagggcttggagacTCGTCCTGCGAGGGAAGGCGATGCCAAGGAGAGGCACGGAGATGCGAAGCCGGGGGAGGCCCTGGGAGCCGGCCAGGTCCTTCCAGAGCTGGGGCTTGACTCAGGGGAGCTGCTCCTGGGGCCAGGGGAGCCCCCCGAGCTGGGCCTGAGCCTCGGGGAGCCCTCGGCGGCCCTGGAGAGGGCCAGGAGAAGCCTCCGTCGGCTCGTGTCcgggctggaggaggagaggagccaAGTTCTACAGGACAACCTCAGGCTGCGGAGAGACCGGGAGAGATGCCACCAGAGGATGCGCGCcctccagagggagggggagaggagcgCGACCAGGGCCTGCACGCTTGCGCAGGAGAACGGGGCGCTGCTGGGGGACGTCGGCCGCCTGCGGAGGGAGCTGGACCAGTACCTCCAGGTCATCGCTGACCTGGAGGACTGCAACGGGAAGAGCTACGGCAAGATCtcggagctggaggaggagaacGGCACGCTGAGGGGGTGCCTGGGCCAGCTGCGCAGAGCCACGGCGGAGAGCGCCCGGAAGTGCAAGGGCGTGGTGCGGGCCGTCACGCGGGAGAACCGGGAGCTCAAGGCGCTCATCTCGGAGCTCGGCGTCAGCTACCAAGGGCTGATCCGGGACGTGGTGGTGGGCATCGAGGACGTGGTCCGGGCCCTGAGGGGGGAGAACGCCCGCCTTCTGCACCGGATCCGGGTCCTGGAGAGGGAGGTCGCCGTGCGCGTGAGCATGAGTGAGGATGGCAGGCGTTTGCAGGCGGCTCAGGGCAAAGGCAAGGTGGTGGCAGACAAGGCGAGTGTTGTGGAAAGGGCCGTGCAGGTGACTCAGCTTCCAGAGCCCCCGGCACCCGGAGTCCTCGGGTCGCCCCTGGAAGAGGCACAGGGTCCGGCTGCAGGGTGGACGGGGCCCACCCCGGGCACAGAGAAGGCCGGATGCCAAGCTGAGTCTGCTGTCCCGTTGCCGACTGGGACAGACGCCGGCACACCGGGAGACCTCGGTGGAGCGGCAGCGCACTCGGCGTACccggagaaagaggaggagaggctgCAGCAGCCTTTGGACCGAGGGCCGGCTCGGAGGTCCCTGTGCCAGGGCCCCCAG GACCCGGAGGCCACGCCctcggaggaggaggaagaggacccCGGGCTGCGCGTCCGGCGGCTCCGCCACCAGGTGCTGACGCTGCAGTGCCAGCTCCGGGACCAGGCGTCCGCGGGCCGGGAGCTGCAGGCGGCTCGCGACGAGGCCCTCCGCCTCCGGGACCAGCTGCAGGCCCAG GTGGAGGACCTTCAGCAAAAGCAACATGAGGCAAATCTGGCGGTGACCCCCTTGAAG GCCAAGCTGGCTTCCCTGGTGCAGAAGTGCCGGGACCGGAACCAGCTGCTGGCGCACCTGCTGCAGGAGCTGCGCGGACGCGGGGCGGCCGACGCCCTGCTCTCCGAGGCGGTGCGTGGCATGGTGGACGACGTGGCGCTGGCTGAGTACGCGGCCGCCTTCCTGGTGCCAGGGCTCCCGGAG ACCAGCCACCGCCCGGACTTCCAGCCTGAGGAGGCGGCGGCTGTGAGAG